The nucleotide window agcaGATTTCGGGTCAGTTACTAGTGAGGAGTGTGGAGGGAGCATTGAGGAACTAAAACTGCAATACCCAAAAAAGATTGAGGTAATACAAGTTTGCGAAAAGCATACAGACATAAAATTTGGGCCATGGTGTGGAAAAAGATCAGCTTGTATATTGTACAACCTCACTTCAGTGAAAAATAATGTTTTGCAATGTTTTCGACTCGACTATGTGTCCTCATTCCTCACTGTTGCAATTTTAAGAATATAATCCTGAGGCCAATTCAGTTATGCTACTGTAACAGGATTTGACTTGCTGTGACCTACAGGAGCTGCATTCACTTTTTACTATCAAGTCCAGTGAAAACTAACATGACGATTAGAGTGCACGTATGATATGTATTACAACAAAACGTTGAGTGCACACCAAGGAGTAACACTGTCCAGTCCTTTGGAACTGCTATCTCTTCTTTGAAGTATAATGAGTTTCTCTTTCCAAATCTCACCCAAAAGGACAACAGGAATCAGCACCTTCTAGTCCTATGTTATGCAATTTCTGCTCTACAACCGATGAAAATTTTTGTTCTATCTTAAACGAAGTGGAACAATTATCGACAAAGAATAACCATACTCAGGAAAGAGATTACCTTTTGAAGCATCAGTCTCAAAGTAACGATAATTAAAATGCAAAGTTGGTGCAAATGGATTTTTTGGATGCAGCACCTGGGGAAAAATCACACAGTAATGATTAAATTTTCTGGTAAAATCTCAGTGAGCAAATAATTGTCCAAagtcaaaatagaaaaaaagtaCAGAACTATCATTTGTCTATTGTACAGACAAAAGGATAAGATTTAAAGAACCTGTCGTTTTAGAGAAACCATCATTTGCCTAATACAAAATCATTTGTATTGGAATGAAATGGGAATCGggaagtcttttttttttcatttgcatGGCTGATCACAACTAGTTTGGAATAGAGTAATAAAATGTAGCATTAATGACTGTTAACTAAGTAGTAGACATAAATTCTAAACTACCTGATGCAGTATACTTGACAATTCAGAAAGGCATTGTAATACCATCAATGAAATTGACAGAATTTGATCAAATCAGAAATGTAGAAACTTACTGAGCTAATGCGGGCATGACATCTCCATGGTCAGTGGGCCTAGCAGCCCGATAAGCTTCAGGAGGCATAACACCATAAACAACAGAAACATTAACAGCAGCCTTCTCCCAAACAGCCCCATCTTGCAAAACCCTACTGATTCCACCACCACCGCCACCATGCCTTGACCAAACATCTTCTTTAAACTTTGCTCTTCCATCCACTTCCTCCAAAGCCAAACAAACACCGTCTTGCACCTCTCTGATCATCTTCTCAAACCGACCTCTAATACAACTCGCATTTGATGTAACAGAGGATCCTTTATCAGATTCTCGAAGAAATGTTTGTGACTTTTGGGATTTACGAGCTACTTCTTTTTTAATCATTGAGGAAGATGATGCTTGAACTTGAAATGAATAATGGGCTGTTGGTAGTTTTTTAGTTGTTTTGTAGGGAATGGTGAGGGGCAAGTTAATGATAGATGAAGAGGAAGAATGGAGGGAAGGAGAATAAGGAAATGGAGTGGAAGTGGATGAAAGAGAGGAGAGAATTGGAGTAAGCATCGTTGAttacaatcaaattttttaaaaaagagcaCAGTTTATTAATGGGCTTTTTTCTCTTAGGAGGATGAGGGAGAAATGGTGATAGAAGAGGTTTTTAAAAGAATTCAATGGGTGAGTTGCGGCAGTTTGTTAAATATACCCACAGCTTTTACTCCTCTAGTTTATGGCTGCCGCAATATTTGACATCTTCAGCACCAACTGGGGAATGATCTGCCCATTGATTTGTAAAGGGAGTTATACAAGCACAAGAGATACAAGTCAACCCACAATAGTTTTGGTTTGtttgtcaaatatttaaaagcttCTTAGAGGGAAAGAATGGGGGAGACAAGGGAGAATGATTTAGGGAATTAatggtaaaataaaatgttcaatattatattttagtgGGTCGGGCTAAATGTGGCGGGTcattaaatggtttaaatgaatatatatatttggttcttaaaattttggttaataatttAAACGGCAAAGGGCCAAATATACCCCTGTActatatgaaataatttaaatatacccCTAGTTATACTTTCGGGCTAAATATACCTCTTCCGTCATACTTTCGGGCTAAATATACCCTTATGACTAAGTGGACGACTGAGATTAAGTGAactattcaattttaaataaagcAAATTCGGACCTGCCCGCGCCAATAACTTGACCCGACCTAATATGTAAAATTAACCCACCCAATTTgactttcaaacaaaaaaaaacttaatggGCGATTGAGTTCTTCCTCTCCACCAACGTCTGCAACTTGGAGCCTCTTCATCGCAAATATTTTTGCTCAAAGGTATGATTTCTTTTCTTATTCAATTGAAGTTGTTTTGATTACGCTTCACAGAAAAATTCATGTGGCTACTAGGAGTGGCACGACAACTTGTTTTCAGATAGAGCGGTGGTAATAATTTAAAGACTCAATTGAATGCAGCTACGATTAAAGTTGATACTTTGAACATGACGTTGGATGCAATTAAGATTGAAAGAGATAACTTGAAGGAAAAAGTGGATGCAATGAAGGCTTCAACCAATTTTGAGGTAAACAAATCAAGGTTATTAGAAGATAAAGTGAAGAAGACGAAGAcgttaattatgattttgtgtGCTCTTTTTATTGGGTCTATTGCCTTGCGGGTGAAGAAGCGATGAATTAGTGAACTTGTGTAATGTTAGGTGAagtctcataattttttttgtaatgtaCAGTTGATAATCAAGCTCAACTCATaaaatttttcttgattttcttgtaatATTTGTTGATAATCAAGCTCAACTCATGGTAATGTTCCCCTGTTATGTTGGTTatgtaatttcaaaaatattattatcattaatAAGCTTGCTGTAACACCAAGTGttctttgaaaattttataaaaaatttcagcTAGGAAACTCATAGGAACTCAAGAATATAGAAAAATCTATGTGATCTATGACATGGGCTATTTAAAATGAGAAGCGctaaaaatatatcaagaaaaaatagagCAAAAAATGGACTTGCCATAGCCTTATcattccttcttcttcttggacTCGAGCATGACGTATCCAATACAGATGCTCAAGAAGCAGATTAGTGCCATTGCAGCATATACAGAAATGAGAATTGCGTATTCTTGAGGTAGAAAATACTTAGGCACGAAATGATTGCTGTCAACAAGAGGCAGAATGATGACCCATAAAGTATAATATGTGAAAATGGACAAACTAGTCAATGTTAAAATCAGCCCAACTCGGTCAACTAACTCCATCGAAACTCCTCTGCTTGTGCCGCCTGAAAAATTTGGATCTTGGTGTTGAAGATTTCTGCTTTCAGAGCATAAAGATCGTCATTTTCTGTAAACACATTCTATAGCTTGGCAACTCATATAAAACATATTAGGAAAACATATTAGTTAGTTGGTCTTTATAATCTCAATAATATGAGTTCATATAGTTCAATTATATAGCTGCTATATAGTTGTGTTACTgctatattaattatttttacatcTCATGATaacaatttcaaacaaaatacCTCGATTTTCCTTTAAGGAAGATATTGATCAACATGAAGCAGCTAAGTTAGCAGCATTTGTTTAATAGCTAAGGTGCAACAACTATTTTCATCAACATGAAACCACACATTAGCCCAAAAATATGAGCTTAGTTCCATCCATATGCTAACTAACTAACACAACAACATTTCACCTCAAAATATAGCAACAAATGGTAAAAAATGTAGCAAGAGTTCGGCTAAAAAATGTAGTTCCATCCGTATGTGGCAGCACACTATCTCAAAATATAGTCACAAATTTAGTCTCAAAATATAGCcacaaatttgatttaaaatataGCAGTGATTTGCCTCAAAAGTGCAACAATGCTGGCATCAAAATGCAGCAACAATTAGCCTCAAAGTACAACAA belongs to Solanum stenotomum isolate F172 chromosome 1, ASM1918654v1, whole genome shotgun sequence and includes:
- the LOC125849949 gene encoding LOW QUALITY PROTEIN: oxygen-dependent coproporphyrinogen-III oxidase, chloroplastic-like (The sequence of the model RefSeq protein was modified relative to this genomic sequence to represent the inferred CDS: substituted 2 bases at 2 genomic stop codons); the encoded protein is MLTPILSSLSSTSTPFPYSPSLHSSSSSIINLPLTIPYKTTKKLPTAHYSFQVQASSSSMIKKEVARKSQKSQTFLRESDKGSSVTSNASCIRGRFEKMIREVQDGVCLALEEVDGRAKFKEDVWSRHGGGGGGISRVLQDGAVWEKAAVNVSVVYGVMPPEAYRAARPTDHGDVMPALAQXVSTFLIXSNSVLHPKNPFAPTLHFNYRYFETDASKDTPGAPRQWWFGGGTDLTPSYLFEEDVKHFHSVQKTACDKFDASFYPRFKKWCDDYFYIKHRGERRGLGGIFFDDLNNYDQEMLLSFSKGKWCERRHLLINNLC
- the LOC125850050 gene encoding dolichol-phosphate mannose synthase subunit 2-like; translation: MELVDRVGLILTLTSLSIFTYYTLWVIILPLVDSNHFVPKYFLPQEYAILISVYAAMALICFLSICIGYVMLESKKKKE